The Endozoicomonas sp. 4G DNA segment TACCTGGAGGGTACGGCGCTGGAAATCATGGCCTGCTCTGACAATGTGCTCAGAGGCGGGTTGACCAATAAACATGTGGATGTCCCTGAGTTGCTCAAGACCATTGAGTTCGACACCATTGCCCTGGCTGACCTGTGCCTGAAACCCGAACAGGAAGAGAATGGTGAAACCCGTTTTGTTGCCCCTGTTGATGATTTTCTTTTCAGTATCATTGAGCCTGAGCGGGCTTGTGAGCCTTTTGAGGTGAGATCAGCCGAGATACTGTTTTGTGTAGAAGGTCGTCAGGCGATCAGGGCTGGGGAACAGTCTATCGAGTTGACACCGGGCCGTGCCTGTTTCGTCAGTGCCATGACCGAGTCCTATCAGCTTGAAGGCAGTGGTCGTCTGGCCAGGGCGATGTCTGTTCTTTGAACAGGTCGGATTTGACAGAATAGCTTTTCCAGACAACATTAATGTTCGGGTATCTTAAAGCCCATTCATCAAAACTGAAAAATAACGAGGTTTTTCAATGTCTGGAAACGCTGTGACCAGAGAGGAGTTTGAGGAGCTTAAGGTAGAGCTGAGGGAAGAAATCAAAGAAGAGATTTTGGATCTTCGAATAAAGTGTAACGATATGTCCGAATGGCTTAAAGTCAGGGGGGTAGATGTCGCCGTACAAAGAGGTGCCCTTCACGAAAAAGAGGTAGCTCGGATGAACGATATGCTGGAAGATCTTCTGAAAACGTTAGCCACTAAGGACGAAGTGTCCAGAGTCCGGTCAGATCTTAATTCTTTCAAGGTGGAGGTTCGAGAGAAACTCTCCCAACAAGAACAGAAATTGGACCTGGCTTTTGAGAAATTGCAGGAGCATGATCGGCGCTTTGATGCAATAGATAAACGCTTTGATGCAGTAGATAAACGCCTTGACGGATTGGATGCCTCTTTGCAGCGCCTGGAATCCCTTATTCTTTCAAGACTTCCTGAAAAATAAGGATCCTCATTCACTGCCTGTAACCGAAGGAGTCTCCCGCCGAACCAGGCGGGAGGTGGATACTTGGCTCTTAATCACTAACCCTTACTGCCGAACACAGCTTTCTGGTATATCATTACCGTCTCTTTTATTTCGAAAGCCGTTATACCAGTGACTCAACCCAAACCCCTGGATCGTAAATTTTCCGTGGCCCCGATGATGGATTGGACCGATAGACATTGCCGCTACTTTCACCGTCGGCTGTCAGAACACGCTCTGCTCTATACCGAAATGGTGACCACCGGGGCCCTGGTGTTTGGCGATAAAGACCGTTTTCTCAAGCATCATCCGCAAGAGTATCCACTGGCTCTTCAGGTGGGTGGTCATGATCCTCAACATTTGGCCCGGTCAGCGCAGTTTGCTGAACAGTCCGGGTATCAGGAGATTAATCTGAACGTGGGATGTCCCAGTGACAGGGTTCAGAATGGTCGAATAGGTGCCTGCCTTATGGCGGAACCTGAAACGGTCGCAGAAGGCGTCAGAGCCATGAAACAGGCGGTGGCTATTCCCGTGACGGTGAAACACAGGATTGGCATCAATGGCCGTGATTCTTATGAGGAGCTGGTGGATTTTGTCGGTAAAGTGGCTGAAGCCGGTTGCCAAACATTTATTGTTCACGCGCGTATCGCGATTCTTGAGGGTCTGTCTCCTAAAGAAAACCGCGATATTCCTCCTCTTAAGCCCGAGGTGGTGTATCAGTTGAAAAAAGATTTCCCGAACCTGGAAATCACCATCAATGGCGGCATAGGAACCTTTGTTGAGATTGAGCAGCACCTGGAGCATGTGGATGGTGTGATGCTGGGCCGGGAGGCTTATCACAATCCCTATTTGATGGCTGAGGTTGATAATCGTCTTTATGGTACCGGCAAACCATTGATCGAACGTCATCAGGTGGTTGAGAAAATGTTACCTTATATTGAGTCTGAACTTACAAAAGGCACTTACCTGAGTCACATAACCCGCCATATGCTGGGTCTGTACCAGGGTGAGCCAGGAGCCCGTAAGTTTCGCCGTTATATCAGCGAAAATGCCCACAAAAAAGCTGCCGGGCCAGAGGTGCTGCTGGAGGCGGTCAGGCAGGTTGAAAGCCTCAGGATGCGGGCGCAGGGCGCCGTCTGAGATTCAGCTCTTGCCTTTATCTTTGGGGTCGGGGTCGGGCTGAGTTTGCTCCAGTTGTTTTACCAGTTCGCTGAACGCTTTCTGGTTACCTTTGTTCATGCCCATCAACACCTGGTGGGCGTCGAGAACTTGTCTGGCCTGGGCGGATTGTTCCAGGTTCCCTTCACAGATGATTTCCTGCATGTCCAGGTTCAGGTTTTCATAGCCTTCCAGCTCTCTGACAATCACAAACACCCGGTCAAAGCCCACGCTCAGCAGAATCCGGGTGATGTCATCTTTGGTGGAAATAATAACCGGCACCAGTCCCAGGTTTTTCTTGGTCTGAATAGACAGTTTGGCCAGCAGGCCCAGAGAGGTACTGTCGATGGTGTCGGCGTCGGTCAGGTCAATAATAACCGATGTGAAATCAGGCTTGTTGAGCATCTTTTCCAGTGAGGAGCACAGGGTTAACCGCACTTCTCCCACCAGTTTAACAACATGCGTGCCATTGTTTTTTGCGAACAGTATTTTGCCAGTAGTCATTTATCTCTCTTCAGAATCAGTATGGCGACATCGTCCGGAGCGGCTTCGGTGTTGAGCCCCAGCTTTTCTGTCAGGGCTGATACCGTCACGGCTCCCTCTTTAATCACAGACAACAAGTAGTCTTCTTTCTCTTGAAGTGTTTTCTGTGGTAACAACTCAAGAATGCCATCGGACAGAATAGTCAAGGTAAATTGTTCGGGCAAGTCAATGGTGACATCTTTAAAGGTGGCATTTTCAAACAGCCCGACCGGTAAGCCACGGCCTTGAATACAGCGAGTTTTTTCCCCAGTGGAAAGAATGGGCAGAGGGTAGTGACCGCCAAAAGCGTAGGTGAGCGTCTGATCGCGGGTGTCGACCACTCCACCAAAGACCGCAACGTGCTTGCCCAGGCCGGTTTCCAGAAGGCTGCGGTTGAGAAAGTTCAGCACATGGGAAGGTTTGACCCTGGCCCGGCCGCCATGGGACTGATATTCCTTGAGTAGGTTCATGGACATGTTTTTCAGCAGCACGGTAATAAAGGCTGAGGACGCACCATGACCGGAGACGTCGGCCAGGTAAAAGGCGAAACTGTGTTCATTCAGGGCGAAGTAGTCAACAAAGTCACCACTGAGGTAGAGAGAAGGGATGATCTTGTGGTCGACCTTGAAGTTTTCAAAGATCAGAGGCTCCTGGGGAAGCATTTTCATTTGTACCTGGCGGCCTGCCTTCTGGTCTTCCTGCAACAGGTGCAGGTTGTTTTTCAGCGAGTGAATGACCTCTTCAAGGCTTTCCCGGTAGCGGCGATTTTCAAGTATCAGCTGGGCTTTTTCCAGCGCACGGTTAATGGCGTACTCCAGAACTTCCAGGTCGACAATAGGCTTAATAAAGTAGTTGCAGGCCCCGAGACGCATTGCTTGTACCACGTCGGTCATGATACCGGCACCGGATACCACGATAAAGGGAGTATCGGGAGACAGTTCCCGGACGCTGCGAAGGACCGTCAGTCCATCCATTTTCGGCATTCGAAGGTCGCAGAGAACCAGGTCGGGGGGAGTCTCTTTGAATAAAGCCAGCCCCTGTTCACCATTGTCTGCCTGAAGGGTACTGAAGCCGCTGTCTTCGAGATAGGCTACGATGCTCTCTCTTACAATTGTGTCATCATCAATGACCAGAATGGTACTACTGGCCATATTTATGATCCTGCCTGCTGGGGAGATGTATCCAGATCGGTGTCAGGACAATCTACGTCAAGTAAAACAGAGTGCATCTGACGTTGAACCATGATTAATTTACAGTCTGTTGAAACATACTCCCAACCCGGCTTTGCTGCAAGCCGGGGGAGAAGATAAAACAGAAACGGTATCGGGGCGGGGAGGATGTCAAGCCGTCAGAAGTCATCTTCTGGCAACTGGCCTGTAATCAGATATTCACGACGTTGCAGGTACGCATCCCGGATAAAGGTGTAGCGATCACCGACAATCAGAGCTTCAGAGCTCAGCAGGGACGCACGGGTGTTAATGGTATCGATGCCTCTGGCCGTCCACTGGTCCCGTTCTGGCTGAATCTGCCCCTGGAGATTCATCATTGAGTCCGGCAATGTACCGATACCGGATCTTAGTGTTCTTGAACCCAGTAACGGCAGCACCACATAAGGCCCGGATGGCGTGCCCCAGTGAGCCAGTGTCAGGCCAAAGTCCTCATAGTGCCGCTCAATGCCCAGTGGGGTGGCGACATCCACCATTCCCAGCATGCCGACCGTCGAATTAATGCCAAAGCGCCCAAGAGACGCCAGGGCTTCACCGCCTTCGAGCTGTAACGCCGCATTGACAGCGTTGCGGATCTCGCCGAGGTTTGAGAAAAAGTTAGAGACCAGTTGCTGAATCGGCTTGGGGGTCACGGTATCGTATCCTTCAGCCACGGGTTTCAGGACATAGGTATCCAGTGTGTCATTGAATGAAAAGATGGCGCGGTTTGTTTTCTCCCAGGGATCGTCGTAGGAAACGACCTCCGCTCCGGCACCGGAAACGTATCCGATGAGTAGCAGGGCGGCTATCACCTTAACCCTGTTTTGTAGTGCATTTTTCAGGTTGTTAGTCAGTGATTGCATCACGTTCCTGTCCTCGCTTTCCTTGTTTTTATGCTGCCTAAATTTTTGGATGTACAGAGTTATAGTTTGAATCATTTTTTCGTTGAGTGAAATATTTAAAAAAAATGGAACGTTCGCTTCATCGTTTCTGGCTTGATTCTGCTAAGTATCTGACGATTCATAAGTTAATGAATCTGGCATAAAACCTGTATGGTAAAAAAGCCATGTTTTGGCTCTGGAAGCTGAAAATATCTTGTGAGATTATCAGGTGCTTAGCGATCAGGAGGAATCATGGAAGACCGCCAAAACAACGAAACTGAGACTCCCGGCAGTACACCCGGCCATCATACCGGGGAGCGATTGTTGGCTTTGAGAAAAGCTTATCTCGCAGGCAAACTGAAAGTAGACAGTGCCAGAGTGGCAGACAAGCTGCTCGCTTTCGAAAGTACACTTGCGTCAGCCTTGGGTGACCGGGCTCATCAGAATGACAAGGTAGCTGACTGATTTTCCGGCAGGGGTTTATCTCCGTGCACTACGCAAAACGACTTTTTCCTTGAAAAACTACATCGACTCGTTAGAATGCAAAGCAAGCCAGCCGGAATAATCTGCCCGCTGGCTTTTCTATGCTCCCGTAGCTCAGCTGGATAGAGCAATCGCCTCCTAAGCGATAGGTCAGAGGTTCAAATCCTCTCGGGAGCGCCATAATTAAGTACTCAACCGTACGAAATCCTGTTTTCTGATTCATTGTTCAGGCACTGTTACTGTTTCAGGCTTTTTGCTGGTATCTTTTTTCCAGGTGGTTTCTATTATCTTAAGAGCTGCCAATTCATTTCTTCGCCACTTAATGCCTTTCTCTCTGCTTCTCTCGCCGTCCATGGCATCCGCAGTATCGAATAATTTCCGCCATTCTTCCTCACTGGCGCCCAACATTCTAATAATATGCGCTTTTTGAGCGTAGGCGCCCGCAGTCTGGGGGTACTTCTCTATGGTTAATTGCGCATACTCAAGCGCTTTGTTAAGGCTGTCTTTTCCTAACTCCGTCTTATTATCGTTTATTTGCTGACAAGCCAGAGTGAAATAATGGATCGAGTGAGACAGCAATGTATTGGCATTTGTCGGGTGGTGTCTAACTATTTCCATAAACTTTGCTTCCCCGGCATATAAACATAACAGTGCTAATTGAAATTTACTGGAACGATATAGTGCATAGCAGCGCTCAATCAGTTTTTTAGCCAGATGATTTTTGTCCATTACCTCCCATTGTCTTAAGAGAGTCAGGTCAATGTCATGATTTCCGCAAGGTCTGCACAAAATATCCTCACGGTCACCGGGCTTCTTGTTACTCATGTTCAGCAGTAGTATTTCGGTTCGTTTATGTTTGCGCATTAATCGCCAGAGTCGTGCCAGGGCTATATCAATATCCTGTTTTCCAGAGGGTGTGCATAGAATCTCCTCGTCGTCATCGGGTTGCTTGTCAATGATGTTCAGCAGCAGTTTTTCAGCCAGCTTATATTGATATGTTGCTTCCCAGATTCGTACCAGAGACAGGTCGACGTCATTATTCTTCGAGGGTTTACAGAGTTTCTCGATACTGTCATCGGGGTGTTTGTCACTCATCTGCAATATCAGGTCTTCAGTCAATTTATATTGGCCGGTCTCTCGCCAGAATTGCGCCAGAGTTATATTTACAGTTTGGAGTAAATGTTGAAGTCTTTTTACTTTGGCAGCATGTGGTTGCAAATCCAGCTTTGAAGTCAGCCCTTTTTTCATGCTCAGCAGCAGTTTTTCAGTCAGTTGGGGTTTTCCCGTATGCTGCCATAGCCGTGCCTGAGCCATATCTGCGTCAAAAAATCTGGAATGCCGGCAAAGGGTTTCTTCATTAGCATTGGGCTGTTTTTCTCTGAGTTTCAAAAGTCGTGCCTGTGCATCAGCTATTAGCCCAAGTCTCTCTTCACTGAGACTCAGGGTCAGATCAAGGTCACGAACGGTTGAAGCCCCGAATTTGTTTAAATCGTGCTCGGACCTGAGTTTTTCCAGAAGCAAACAGGCCTCTTTTTGTTTTTCATTGGATTCGTTTAGTGATCTTGCCAACCCTATGACTGATTGTTGGTAGTCGTATGTAGCCAGTGAGTCTTCGTATTCTTGCAAGATGGACCGAAATGTGCTCTCTGCATCAATGAAGTTTTGGTGAGACAGCATGCTGTAAGCTCTATTGATTTTTACTTTGGCCTCTTTAGGAGATTCCTTTTCTACCGGTGGGTACAAGGTCTGAGAAGAAGGTTTCCGGCAGGCAGTGGTTTGCCGGTGGAGAATATTCTGATGGCTGATCGAAGGTTGGTGAGCATGTTGACGACGAGGAACAAACACCGGTGCATCCGGGTTTAATTTAGGGGGAGCCTTTGTTTGCTTATTAGAATCAGGCAAGGGCGATTGCGACGGTGTTGCGCCGGTTGCGTTGCTGTATGCGGGTGGTAATCCATCATTCATAGCCGTTTGACCTTCCTGGAAATGGAAACTTAGCCCGGAAAATGCATTATGAGTGTAATCGGTACGTTTGTTATCAGGTTTTGGATAATTCTGCTTTGGCTGGTTTTGTTTTTTTTTGCGCCGTTTCTGGTTGCCTGAATAACTCTGTTTGTTGCCTTTAGCCACTGCAGGATTTTGTGAAATTTTGCTTTGGGAGTTCCCCAGCTGTTTGGTTCCGGGGGGGGGCTGAGTCTTGGTCTGTCTTCTAAAAGTGCGTTCCAGTTCCGAGCATTCAAACTCAAGACTGAACTCAATATCTGGTAGTTCCAACACGATAGCCAGTTGCTTTCGGAGGGATTTAAGGATTTCTTCAGATAATGGGCTGGGTAGTTCATCTGAGTCTGCTGTCAGCTCCAGAAGCTGTTGTATCAGGTGCTCCCTGCCACTGAGCCTAGGTGCGAGCCAGTGTAAAAGCTCCCGTGTATTAAGCAGCTTATCCGTCAGTTCCCGGGATTCAGCCAGGCTGATTTGAAAGGTAAGCGGCGGCGAATCACCGAACCGTACAACAATCGTTACTCCTTCGGGCTGAGTATTGGTAAGCCAGTGGTACACTCCGATAAAAGGCTGATAATCACGACAGTTTGCAGGCAGGCTCAGAGTGGGCAGGAGAATCAGGTCGACCATCATTTTGTCGGGTGCTGGCATAAAGGGCGGGCGTTTGAAATCGTTGTAATCGTCAGTGTCGTAGCCACCACCTGAAGGGCTTTGAAACAACGTAGGCTTGATTGGTAGGCCGACAGGGGGAATTGCCCCGGCATTTTGAGTATCGTGCGTTTTTTCTACTCGTCCATTTACTACTAAAAAAGGCTTTTTTGAACGCAGATATTGCCCTGATGTGAATGGATACGGGTGATTAAAAGACACCGGGCAAGGCTGGCTTTCTTTAATCGCCATTCTGCCCGTTTGCTCACTCAACGTAAGCACATAAATATGGGTTGATTTATCATTATCAGAAAAGGGGAAAGGTACAACAGCACTGGCTTCATAAGTAAAGCCCTGAGAGTCTAAGCCTTGTGCACAGATGATAAATGGCTGGTCAATCTGCCCGAAAATAGTGACTTCGCCAGTAAAAGACTGCGTTCGTGTGCCCTGAGTTTTTGTAGCAATACTTACCGGCCTGGCTCGAACGGTTCTGGCTCGAACGGTTATAGAAGAATCACTTTGTTGGTTTACAGGCAACTGCCATTCTAAATATTCACCAGTGGCCACTACAGGATTTGTGAAAAAGGAAAGTACTGTTGCTACAAATGCCATAGTGAACAACTTTAGAAAGGTGTAAAAGCTGTACATTGCCAAGCCGGTTAGGTTGCTGAGTTTATTCAGGATAGTCTGTTTTTTTGACACTGATAATTGGAATAAGCCTTATGAGGCTGTCGCAAAACTCTGATTCCCTTGCTTTTAGGCCCTTTGAGTCCCAGCGTGGGAACGGGTTGTTAGAGTTTTGCGACACCCTCTGGAGCGTGGGAACGAGGGGGTGTACGGATATCAGAGCTTGGGTGCACTAGTTCCGTTTTTATCCTGAGATCCTCTCGCGCTTCATCCAACAATTCTTTGGCTTTAGGGCGCAAGGCCGTCTTGTGACCGCTTCAGGCCTTTTTGCTGGTATCTTTTTTTCAGGTGGCTTCTATTTTCTTAAGAGCTGCTAATTCTTCTCTTCGCCACCTAATGTCTTTCTCCCTGTTTCTCTCGCCGTCCATGGTGTCTGCAGTATCGAACAATTTCTGCCATTCTTCATCACTGGCGCCCAACATTCTAATAATATGCGCTTTTTGAGCGTAGGCGCCCGCAGTCTGGGGGTACTTTTCTATGGTTGATTGCACATACTCAAGCGCTTTGTTAAGGCTGTCTTTTCCTGACTCCGTCTTATTATCGTTTATTTGCTGACAAGCCAGATTGAAATAATGGATCGAGTGAGCCAGCAATGTAACGGCATTTTTCCGGAGGTGGCTAACTATTTCCATAAATTCTGCTTTCCCGGCAGATAAACATAACAGTGCTAATTGAAATTTACTGGAACGATATAGTGCATAGCAGCGCTCAATCAGTTTTTTAGCCAGATGATTTTTGTCCATTATCTCCCATTGTCTTACGAGATTCAGGTCAATGTCATGATTTCCGGAAGGTCTGCACAAAATATCCTCACGGTCACCGGGGTTCTTGTTACTCATGTTCAGCAGCAGTATTTCGGTTCGTTTATGTTTGCGCATCAATTGCCAGAGTCGTGCCAGGGCTATATCAATATCCTGTTTTCCAGAGGGTGTGCACAGAATCTCCTCGTCGTCATCGGGTTGCTTGTCAATGATGTTCAGCAGCAGTTTTTCAGCCAGCTTATATTGATATGTTGCTTCCCAGATTCGTACCAGAGACAGGTCGACGTCATTATTCTTCGAGGATTTACAGAGTTTCTCGATACTGTCATCGGAGTGTTTGTCACTCATCTGTAATATCAGATCTTCAGCCAATTTATATTGGCCGGTCTCCCGCCAGAATTGTGCCTGCGTTATATTTACGGTGTGGAGTAAATCTTGAAGTTTTTTTACTTTGGCAGCATGTGGTTGCAAATCCAGCTTTGAAGTCAGCCCTTTTTTCATGCTCAGCAGCAGTTTTTCAGTCAGTTGGAGTTTTCCCGTACGCTTCCATAGCCGTACCTGAGCCATATCGGCGTCAAAAAATCTGGAATGCTGGCAAAGGGTTTCTTCATCAGCATCGGGTTGTTTTTCTCTGAGTTTCAAAAGTCGTGCCTGTGCATCAGCTATTCGCCCAAGTCTCTCTTCACTGAGACTCAGGGTCAGATCAAGGTCACGAACGGTTGAAGCCCCGAATTCGTTTAAATCGTGCTCCGACCTGAGTTTTTCCAGACGCAAACGGGCCTCTTTTTGTTTTTCATTGGATTCGTTTAGTGATCTTGCCAGTCCTATGACTGATCTTTGGTAGTCAAATGTAGCCAGTGAGTCTTCGTCGTATTCGTGCAAGATGGACCGAAATGTGTTCTCTGCATCAATGAAGTTTTGGCGCGACAGCATGCTGTAAGCTCTATTGATTTTTACTTTGGCCTTTTTAGGAGATTCCTTTTCCACCGGTGGGTACAAGGTCTGAGAAGAAGGTTCCTGGTAAGCAGTGGTTTGCCTGTGGAGAATATTCTGGGGGCTGATCGAAGGTTGGTGAGCATGTTGACGACGAGGAACAAACACCGGTGCATCAGGGTTTAATTTAAAGGGAGCCTTTGTTTGCTTATTAGAATCAGGCAAGGTCGATTGCGACGGTGTCGCGCCGGGTGCGTTGCTGTATGCGGGTGGTAATCCGTAATTCATAACCGTTTGACCTTCCTGGAAACTTAGGCTGTTGGACAGTCAAAGGCTATAAAAGTTCATGGTTATCTATTTAGGCTCTCCGACTTTTTTGCCCCTCAGACGTAGCATCTCCTTAAGAGCATCAGATTCATTGATTCGCCAGGCCGCGGTTTTGTCTCTCTCTAAACGGACGGTATCAAGGGTATCTGCTTTGTTGAATAATTTCCGCCATTTTTTCTCACTGCCGCCTAACATTCTAATACAATGGGCTTTGTGCGAATAAGCAGCCGCACTCGGGGGGTATTGCTTCAATATTGCGTCAACCAGTTCAAGCGACTTATTAAAGTTAGCTATTCCTGACTCCGTATCGCCATCCGTTACCTGCTTACAAGCCAGGGTGAAGTAGTGGATCGAGGTCTTCAGAAGTGTATTGGGGGTTTCCGGACACTCGGCAACCATTGCCATAAACTTTGCCTGTCCAACGAATACATTTAATCGTGTCAATTTAATTTCATCCGAACGATAAAGGGCGTAGCAACGTTCAACCAGTATTTCAGCTTGCTTCTGTTTGCCCCTTGCTTGCCAGGTTCGCAACAGGGCCATATCAATTTCTTGATTTCCGCAAGGCTCGCACAGCCTGTCTTCATCGTTACAGTCTTGATCGTTAAAGTGGTGCTTGCCACTCATGTTCAGCAGCAGTTTTTCAGTCAGTGTATGTTTACCAGTTACCAGCCAGATTCTCATCAGAGTTATATCAATGTGATAATTCCCTGAGAGCTTGCATAGCTGATCTTCGCTGTCATCGGGGCACTTGCCAATCATGTTCAGCAGCAGCCTTTCAGCCCAGTGTAGTCTGCCTGTTACCTGCCAGAGTCGGGCCATAGCCAGGTCAATCCAGTAATTCCCACAGGGCGTGCACAGGATCTCTTCATCGCTAATGAAACGCTTGCCACTTAAGTTCAGGAGCAATATTTCAGTCAGTTCATATTTACCCATCGTCTGCCAGAGCAGTGCCAGAGTCTGGTCAAAGACATGGTGTCCACAGGGCCTGCACAGAAATTCCGGACTGGCATCAAGGGGCTTCCCAATCATGTTAAGCAGCAGTCTCTCAGCCAGCTCATATTTGTCCATCAGCTCCCAGTGCCGGACCAGGGCTATATCCGTTTCATAATGCCCACAGGGCGTGCACAGAACCTCCTCATGTTGATAGGGGTTCTTGTTGCTCATATTCAGCAGCAGCCTTTCAGTCAGTTCATATTTGCCTAGCGTCTTCCACAATAGGGCCCGCGTCAGATCAACGTTACGATTTTTACAGGGCTTGCACAGTTCTTCATCACTGGCATTGGGGCGCTTGCCGCTCAAGTTCAGCAGCATTCTTTCTGCCAGGTGATAGTTGCCTTTTTCTTCCCACAGCCGCACCAGAGTCAGATCCGTTTCAAGATGCCTGCTGGGCTTGCACAGTTCTTCTTCACTGGCATCGGGGCGCTTGCCGCTCATGTTCAGCAGCAGTCTCTCAGCCAGTTCAGTTTTGCCCATCAATAGCCAGAGTCGTGCCAGGGCCAGATCAGTGTCAATGTCTCCACAGCTAGTGCACAAAGTCTCCTCGCTGTCATCGCGGTTCTTGTTACTCATGCTCAGCAGTAGATCCAGAGCCAGGTCATGGCAGTCCATCTCTTGCCAGAGTCGTGCCAGCGCTATGTTTACGGTGTGGAGGTGTTTATGCAGACTTTCTACATCATAAGTGATTTGGTTCGATTTCAGCCTTTTAGTCAATTCTATTTTTACGTTCAATAGCAACGCCTGAGCCAGCACGTATTTACCGGTAAACTGCCACAGCCGGGCATTGGCGATATCAACGTCAAAATTGCAGGAAGTCTGGCACAGGGTCTTCCGATCGTCGTCGGGGTTTTTGTCTCTCAGTCTCAAAAGTCGTGCTTCAGCATCGGGGTACCGTCCAAGGGACTGCTCACATAGACTCAGCGTCAGATCAAGGTTGTGAATGGTCGAAGCCTTTAATGGGTCGGGCTTTTCAGTCAGCCTGAGTTGCTCCAGATAACGGCGAGCTTCTTCCTGTTTTGCGTGGGTTTGATCTTTCAGTGACCTTGCAAACCCTACGATCAGATTTTGGTACTCGAACCGAGTCAGTAAATGCAGGTCTGTGTTGATAATAACCCAGAATGCAGCTTCTGCAGTTTTGAACCGTTCTTGTTTTAGTGCTTTGAAAGCGTCATCGATTCTTGCTTGAGTATCAGGGGGATAAGGTTTTCTGCCCCACTTGTGACCTGGCTGAAGAAAAGGAGGTGTGTGGATTACGGTTATCTGTCGGTCAGTAATAGGTAACGCGGCTGTTTGAACATGAGGAACAAACGCTGTAGCCTGCGGGTTTAATTTAGATTCAGAGGGTTCTACCGCATTGGTATTTGAACCCGACGCACCCTGCTGTAATGGTTGCGATGCGGTGCCGGTTGCGTTGCTGTATGCGGGTGGTAATCCATAATTCATAGCCGTGTGACCTTCCTGGAGACTTGTGCAGTTGGACAATCAAAGGGCATAAAAGTTCTAGTCACACCCTCCGACTTAGCATTTTCTTAAGAGCATCAGATTCGTCTTTTCGCCAGGCCTTGGCTTTGTCTCTCTGTAGACGTTCGTCATCAAGGGCATTTGCTTTTTTGAATAATTCCTCCCATTCCCCCTTACTGGCGCCCAACATTCTAATACAATGCGCTTTGTGCGAATAAGCACTCGCACTCGGGGGGTATTTCTTTAATATCAACTCAACCAGTTCAAGCGCCTTATTGAAGTTAGATATTCCTGATTTCATATCGTCATCGTTGACCTGATGACAGGCCAGAGTGAAATAATGGATCGAGGTCGTCAGTAG contains these protein-coding regions:
- the dusA gene encoding tRNA dihydrouridine(20/20a) synthase DusA, whose amino-acid sequence is MTQPKPLDRKFSVAPMMDWTDRHCRYFHRRLSEHALLYTEMVTTGALVFGDKDRFLKHHPQEYPLALQVGGHDPQHLARSAQFAEQSGYQEINLNVGCPSDRVQNGRIGACLMAEPETVAEGVRAMKQAVAIPVTVKHRIGINGRDSYEELVDFVGKVAEAGCQTFIVHARIAILEGLSPKENRDIPPLKPEVVYQLKKDFPNLEITINGGIGTFVEIEQHLEHVDGVMLGREAYHNPYLMAEVDNRLYGTGKPLIERHQVVEKMLPYIESELTKGTYLSHITRHMLGLYQGEPGARKFRRYISENAHKKAAGPEVLLEAVRQVESLRMRAQGAV
- a CDS encoding STAS domain-containing protein — translated: MTTGKILFAKNNGTHVVKLVGEVRLTLCSSLEKMLNKPDFTSVIIDLTDADTIDSTSLGLLAKLSIQTKKNLGLVPVIISTKDDITRILLSVGFDRVFVIVRELEGYENLNLDMQEIICEGNLEQSAQARQVLDAHQVLMGMNKGNQKAFSELVKQLEQTQPDPDPKDKGKS
- a CDS encoding SpoIIE family protein phosphatase; its protein translation is MASSTILVIDDDTIVRESIVAYLEDSGFSTLQADNGEQGLALFKETPPDLVLCDLRMPKMDGLTVLRSVRELSPDTPFIVVSGAGIMTDVVQAMRLGACNYFIKPIVDLEVLEYAINRALEKAQLILENRRYRESLEEVIHSLKNNLHLLQEDQKAGRQVQMKMLPQEPLIFENFKVDHKIIPSLYLSGDFVDYFALNEHSFAFYLADVSGHGASSAFITVLLKNMSMNLLKEYQSHGGRARVKPSHVLNFLNRSLLETGLGKHVAVFGGVVDTRDQTLTYAFGGHYPLPILSTGEKTRCIQGRGLPVGLFENATFKDVTIDLPEQFTLTILSDGILELLPQKTLQEKEDYLLSVIKEGAVTVSALTEKLGLNTEAAPDDVAILILKRDK
- a CDS encoding VacJ family lipoprotein translates to MQSLTNNLKNALQNRVKVIAALLLIGYVSGAGAEVVSYDDPWEKTNRAIFSFNDTLDTYVLKPVAEGYDTVTPKPIQQLVSNFFSNLGEIRNAVNAALQLEGGEALASLGRFGINSTVGMLGMVDVATPLGIERHYEDFGLTLAHWGTPSGPYVVLPLLGSRTLRSGIGTLPDSMMNLQGQIQPERDQWTARGIDTINTRASLLSSEALIVGDRYTFIRDAYLQRREYLITGQLPEDDF
- a CDS encoding PABP-interacting PAM2 motif-containing protein, which produces MNYGLPPAYSNAPGATPSQSTLPDSNKQTKAPFKLNPDAPVFVPRRQHAHQPSISPQNILHRQTTAYQEPSSQTLYPPVEKESPKKAKVKINRAYSMLSRQNFIDAENTFRSILHEYDEDSLATFDYQRSVIGLARSLNESNEKQKEARLRLEKLRSEHDLNEFGASTVRDLDLTLSLSEERLGRIADAQARLLKLREKQPDADEETLCQHSRFFDADMAQVRLWKRTGKLQLTEKLLLSMKKGLTSKLDLQPHAAKVKKLQDLLHTVNITQAQFWRETGQYKLAEDLILQMSDKHSDDSIEKLCKSSKNNDVDLSLVRIWEATYQYKLAEKLLLNIIDKQPDDDEEILCTPSGKQDIDIALARLWQLMRKHKRTEILLLNMSNKNPGDREDILCRPSGNHDIDLNLVRQWEIMDKNHLAKKLIERCYALYRSSKFQLALLCLSAGKAEFMEIVSHLRKNAVTLLAHSIHYFNLACQQINDNKTESGKDSLNKALEYVQSTIEKYPQTAGAYAQKAHIIRMLGASDEEWQKLFDTADTMDGERNREKDIRWRREELAALKKIEAT